From a region of the Thermomicrobium roseum DSM 5159 genome:
- a CDS encoding ABC transporter permease has protein sequence MTTGEALASAAYQGSALSRRLELRRQVGYLVLLLPALIVLLVLFVYPILRLLVTSVYDGGQLTLEHYRRIVEVDLYLRVLRTTFTIALQVTLLCLALGYPLAYFLATLRARTARLLMILVLIPFWTSILVRTYAWMVLLQRQGVFNRWLLELGLIDEPLRMMYNRIGVLVGMTHVLLPFMVLPTYAVMRGIDRNLLRAAANLGASPLQSFLRVFLPLSLPGVAAGSLLVFILALGFFITPALMGGRNDMMIAQLIETQIRTQLNFAFAAALATVLLVVTLIIFAIYNRLLGLDKMFGGGV, from the coding sequence ATGACGACAGGTGAGGCGCTTGCCAGTGCGGCGTATCAGGGAAGCGCGCTGAGTCGTCGGTTGGAGCTGCGCCGGCAAGTCGGATATCTGGTGCTCTTGCTCCCGGCGTTGATCGTGCTTCTCGTGCTTTTCGTGTATCCGATCCTCCGACTTCTCGTCACGAGCGTCTACGACGGAGGTCAACTGACGCTCGAACATTATCGACGGATCGTCGAGGTCGACCTTTATCTTCGGGTCTTACGTACGACCTTCACGATCGCACTACAGGTAACGCTCCTCTGCCTGGCACTGGGTTACCCGTTAGCGTATTTTCTGGCGACACTCCGCGCCCGGACAGCACGGCTACTCATGATCTTGGTGCTGATTCCGTTTTGGACGAGCATCCTGGTGCGCACGTACGCGTGGATGGTATTACTCCAACGCCAGGGTGTCTTCAATCGCTGGCTCTTGGAACTCGGGTTGATCGATGAACCGCTTCGTATGATGTATAACCGCATCGGCGTACTCGTCGGTATGACGCATGTGCTCTTGCCGTTCATGGTGCTGCCGACCTATGCGGTCATGCGGGGAATCGATCGCAATCTCCTGCGAGCAGCGGCGAATCTGGGAGCCTCGCCGCTCCAGTCGTTCCTGCGCGTGTTCCTTCCATTGAGTCTCCCCGGGGTCGCGGCTGGTAGTTTGCTCGTCTTCATTCTGGCGCTCGGTTTCTTCATCACTCCAGCTTTGATGGGTGGTCGAAACGATATGATGATCGCCCAGCTCATCGAGACGCAGATTCGGACACAGCTGAACTTCGCGTTCGCAGCAGCTCTCGCGACTGTTCTTCTCGTGGTGACGCTGATCATCTTTGCCATTTACAATCGGTTACTCGGACTCGATAAAATGTTCGGGGGTGGCGTCTGA
- the greA gene encoding transcription elongation factor GreA, translating to MRERPIVLTPEGKAALEQELEHLRQHKLPLLLERLQQLSNEGDISDNSEYEDTKEELVLTEARIREIEHILRRAQMITRAGPQDEVRLGSRVTVIDEEGSVETWVIVSPEEANAAQGRISIESPVGAALLGKRVGTTVTVRAPGGEMRFTIQRIE from the coding sequence GTGCGTGAGCGCCCGATCGTGTTGACACCCGAAGGGAAAGCAGCGCTCGAACAAGAACTCGAGCACCTGCGCCAGCACAAGTTGCCTTTGTTGCTCGAGCGACTGCAGCAACTCAGCAATGAGGGCGATATTTCCGACAACAGCGAGTACGAAGACACGAAGGAAGAACTCGTTCTGACCGAAGCGCGCATCCGCGAGATCGAGCACATCCTGCGTCGAGCCCAGATGATCACTCGTGCTGGCCCACAGGACGAAGTGCGTTTGGGTTCACGCGTGACCGTCATCGACGAGGAAGGAAGCGTCGAGACCTGGGTAATCGTCAGCCCCGAAGAGGCGAATGCCGCGCAGGGACGCATTTCCATCGAGTCCCCGGTCGGTGCAGCGCTCCTCGGCAAACGTGTCGGAACCACTGTGACGGTGCGTGCTCCAGGTGGGGAAATGCGCTTCACCATTCAACGCATCGAGTGA
- a CDS encoding ABC transporter permease, translating to MAEAATPLERLEIAVQPRRSRRAIPWARIVLGIFSALVLLYLVAPVLIVIPMSFSAAKYLSFPPPGLSLQWYENFFARSDWTSATIQSIRVAFMVMVLSTVLGVAASLALVRASFPGKEIVNLIIVSPLVVPAIIVAIAIYGLYVQLRLVQTFWGLVLAHTVLAIPYVIVNVSATLRGFDIRLEQAAQSLGANGWQTFRHVTLPLISPGIFAGAVFAFIASFDELIVALFIAGARGRTLPMRMFEGLRMEIDPTIAAVSSMLITFSVLVLASAELVRRRSQVE from the coding sequence ATGGCCGAAGCAGCGACTCCGCTCGAACGGCTCGAGATAGCAGTACAGCCAAGGCGAAGCCGGCGCGCGATACCGTGGGCGCGTATTGTCCTGGGGATATTCAGTGCACTGGTGCTCTTATACCTCGTCGCGCCGGTTCTCATCGTCATTCCGATGTCGTTCAGCGCGGCCAAGTATCTGTCCTTTCCACCCCCGGGGCTCTCCCTCCAGTGGTACGAGAACTTCTTTGCGCGTTCCGACTGGACATCGGCGACCATTCAAAGCATTCGGGTCGCCTTCATGGTCATGGTGCTCTCGACCGTACTAGGAGTGGCGGCTTCCCTCGCACTCGTACGTGCGTCGTTTCCTGGTAAGGAGATCGTCAACCTTATCATCGTCTCGCCGCTCGTGGTACCAGCTATCATCGTCGCGATCGCGATTTATGGTTTGTATGTGCAACTTCGTTTGGTTCAGACGTTTTGGGGGCTCGTCCTCGCGCATACGGTGCTGGCGATTCCCTACGTTATCGTGAACGTGTCCGCGACCTTACGGGGTTTCGATATCCGCTTGGAGCAGGCGGCTCAGAGCCTCGGAGCGAATGGGTGGCAAACGTTTCGGCACGTGACGTTGCCGCTGATCAGCCCAGGTATCTTCGCCGGCGCTGTATTCGCTTTCATCGCTTCGTTCGACGAACTCATCGTTGCTCTCTTCATCGCAGGAGCCCGGGGCCGCACGTTGCCGATGCGCATGTTCGAAGGACTGCGCATGGAGATCGATCCGACGATCGCTGCAGTATCCTCGATGCTGATCACCTTTTCCGTTCTGGTCTTGGCATCGGCGGAATTGGTGCGGCGGCGTAGCCAGGTCGAGTAG
- a CDS encoding VanW family protein — MSIAEVVREVVTTRMPGQWLRRVVTGASVIVAGAVLVSVAAIFAYGWLQGDRIYPGVRVAGVDVGGLTVDEAAQRVTNALAALTNQEIVLTFQGAELALPVRELEPEWNAQVAVNQAHRVGRSGNLWRDSASWLAARLGLEVIPVPVTYRADRLEAAVRTLAERAARPPQDAFFTVDEDGSLYVAPAREGVGIDLGIARQSVEGALASGRVGRVELAPVTLPPTYTESDLEPLKPRVQALVGSPIVLTLDGESRWMISPPDLARLLTLTSHEGALRASFDRGKLEEYLSRIAGVVVAPAQDAHVRWNGSAFEVVPARPGAVLDVVATVNEFLVRVERGERTIPVQARPASPLVTEAMADEARARAQALVDRGLTVRWPNGTRTLRGGELAALLTFEQRRQGENVVGLDVSIDRSTVRSLLEAIAPQIQRDARDAVLRYRDGKVIVVTPEQTGQRLDIEGSLIAFERAVRSGRSAVDLVVANVEPRVTSAMASQIRIRERISAGATYYGDSAPNRRHNVELAVQRVNGALVPPGEVFSFTGTVGAINLENGYKVGYGIVATNGRVQTVPSVGGGVCQVSTTVFHAAFWGGFPIVERNWHLYWIPLYGQPPSGLIGLDATVDTDYGLDFKFRNTTSDWIAVVAWADGSWVHVEIWGTKPNWRVVVDDPVVTNVVKADPTPVIREDSSLAPGEQVVVERARDGFSVAIRRRVYEGDRLIDDVTLRSTYQPSQNVTLVGPQPSPTPTETPEEGTPQPTEATTPVPEATPTPVP; from the coding sequence GTGAGTATCGCCGAAGTCGTCCGCGAAGTCGTCACAACCCGTATGCCAGGTCAGTGGCTGCGGCGCGTCGTCACTGGAGCGAGCGTTATCGTCGCAGGGGCCGTGCTCGTGAGTGTGGCCGCGATTTTCGCCTATGGCTGGCTCCAGGGCGATCGGATCTATCCAGGCGTGCGGGTTGCCGGGGTGGATGTCGGTGGTCTCACCGTGGATGAGGCTGCCCAACGCGTGACGAACGCCCTCGCGGCGCTGACCAATCAAGAGATCGTGCTGACTTTCCAGGGAGCTGAATTGGCCCTTCCCGTACGTGAGTTGGAGCCGGAATGGAATGCGCAGGTAGCGGTGAACCAAGCTCATCGCGTGGGGCGTAGTGGCAATCTGTGGCGTGACTCGGCCAGTTGGCTCGCAGCGCGACTTGGCCTCGAGGTGATCCCGGTTCCAGTCACCTATCGAGCGGATCGTCTCGAGGCGGCGGTTCGCACCCTGGCTGAACGGGCCGCGCGCCCGCCGCAGGACGCCTTTTTCACTGTCGACGAGGACGGATCGTTGTACGTTGCTCCTGCTCGCGAGGGCGTGGGCATCGATCTCGGAATCGCTCGACAGTCCGTCGAAGGAGCACTCGCTTCAGGGAGAGTCGGAAGAGTCGAACTGGCTCCAGTTACCTTGCCTCCGACGTATACAGAGAGCGATCTCGAGCCACTGAAGCCCCGCGTGCAAGCCTTGGTCGGTAGCCCGATCGTGCTCACCCTGGATGGCGAGTCACGCTGGATGATTTCTCCTCCTGATCTGGCTCGCTTGCTGACTCTCACAAGCCATGAAGGAGCACTGCGAGCGTCTTTCGACCGCGGTAAGCTCGAAGAGTACTTGAGCCGGATCGCAGGGGTGGTCGTTGCACCTGCTCAGGATGCCCATGTGCGCTGGAACGGGTCAGCTTTCGAGGTTGTACCCGCTCGGCCTGGGGCGGTACTCGATGTGGTGGCCACAGTGAACGAGTTTCTGGTTCGGGTCGAGCGCGGGGAGCGCACGATACCTGTGCAGGCACGTCCCGCATCTCCGCTCGTGACGGAAGCGATGGCAGATGAGGCGCGTGCGCGAGCGCAGGCACTCGTCGATCGTGGTTTGACAGTGCGGTGGCCGAATGGCACGCGAACCCTGCGCGGTGGGGAGCTCGCTGCGCTGTTGACTTTCGAACAACGTCGGCAGGGGGAAAACGTTGTCGGTTTGGACGTCAGTATCGACAGGTCGACGGTACGCTCCCTTTTGGAGGCGATCGCACCACAAATCCAGCGGGATGCTCGCGATGCGGTGCTCCGCTATCGAGATGGAAAAGTGATCGTCGTCACCCCCGAGCAAACCGGTCAGCGGCTCGATATCGAGGGATCGCTGATCGCGTTCGAGCGAGCGGTACGGTCGGGTCGATCGGCGGTCGATCTCGTCGTCGCGAATGTCGAGCCCCGCGTCACCTCGGCCATGGCGAGTCAGATCCGGATCCGTGAACGAATCTCAGCAGGGGCAACCTATTACGGTGATTCGGCGCCGAATCGTCGACACAATGTGGAGCTCGCCGTGCAGCGGGTGAATGGAGCGCTGGTACCGCCGGGTGAAGTGTTCTCGTTCACCGGAACGGTGGGAGCCATCAACCTCGAAAACGGGTACAAGGTCGGTTACGGAATCGTCGCAACCAATGGGCGTGTCCAAACGGTTCCCTCCGTCGGTGGTGGGGTGTGCCAGGTCTCGACCACGGTCTTCCACGCTGCATTCTGGGGCGGTTTTCCCATCGTCGAGCGAAACTGGCATCTGTATTGGATTCCACTCTACGGTCAGCCGCCGAGTGGTTTGATCGGGTTGGATGCGACGGTCGATACGGATTATGGTCTCGACTTCAAATTCCGGAACACGACGAGCGACTGGATCGCTGTCGTGGCATGGGCAGATGGTTCTTGGGTGCATGTCGAAATTTGGGGCACGAAACCAAATTGGCGGGTGGTCGTGGATGATCCTGTCGTGACGAATGTCGTGAAGGCAGATCCGACTCCGGTGATCAGGGAAGACTCTTCCCTGGCTCCTGGGGAGCAAGTCGTCGTCGAGCGTGCTCGTGATGGATTCAGTGTGGCGATACGACGGCGCGTCTACGAGGGAGATCGCCTGATCGACGATGTCACCTTGCGCAGCACCTATCAGCCGTCCCAGAACGTGACCCTGGTCGGTCCGCAACCGTCGCCGACCCCGACGGAGACTCCGGAAGAGGGAACTCCGCAACCCACAGAGGCCACGACCCCGGTACCGGAGGCGACGCCGACGCCGGTGCCGTAG
- a CDS encoding AI-2E family transporter, producing MSQAATKRWLRRGLVLLALVTVFWVLWTVRGALVPFFIGAILVYLLAPLVTLYERLLPFHRRMPGLARTVAILATYLTAAAVLAGIGLLLVPPLIRQTTEFVQATPGYWQTINEQVNDLLTQYEANVPATIRTQIESALGNLWSMALQGVQRAMRLTFGAVTAAIGFFSALVLVPFWMYYVLKDSERALQWFYGLWPADWRDDVRALVKIVDRTLAAYIRGQLFLGLVIGVAVGVAMWAIGMTQPIVLGLIAGVLELVPILGPILTFIVIALVALATDPGKLLWVGLAFIVIQQLENNLLVPRVHGYVVDMNPAVVMVLVVTGGALWGLPGMVVMVPLAAVVRDAFRYLYRRWSDLDAAAQPASPSGDALPVDTDS from the coding sequence GTGTCGCAGGCGGCGACCAAGCGTTGGCTGCGCCGCGGTCTCGTACTGCTCGCTCTCGTTACTGTCTTCTGGGTCCTGTGGACGGTGCGAGGGGCACTCGTTCCCTTCTTCATCGGTGCGATTTTGGTGTACCTTCTCGCACCGCTGGTAACGCTCTACGAGCGACTGCTGCCGTTCCACCGGCGTATGCCAGGACTCGCCCGCACGGTCGCCATCCTCGCGACCTATCTCACGGCTGCCGCCGTGCTCGCTGGTATCGGGCTGCTTCTCGTACCTCCTTTGATTCGGCAGACGACCGAGTTCGTCCAAGCCACACCAGGATACTGGCAAACGATCAATGAGCAGGTCAATGACCTCCTGACGCAATACGAGGCCAATGTGCCGGCGACGATACGGACTCAAATCGAGTCAGCCCTGGGCAATCTATGGTCGATGGCGCTGCAGGGGGTGCAGCGTGCGATGCGCCTGACCTTCGGGGCAGTGACCGCGGCGATCGGCTTCTTCTCGGCACTCGTTCTCGTCCCGTTCTGGATGTACTACGTGCTGAAAGACAGTGAACGAGCGCTCCAGTGGTTCTATGGACTTTGGCCAGCAGATTGGCGTGACGATGTCCGTGCTCTCGTCAAGATCGTCGACCGAACGTTGGCTGCATATATCCGCGGCCAGCTTTTTTTGGGGCTCGTCATCGGCGTTGCTGTCGGAGTCGCTATGTGGGCGATCGGCATGACACAGCCGATCGTCCTAGGACTGATCGCTGGCGTCTTGGAACTCGTGCCGATCCTGGGCCCGATCCTGACGTTCATCGTGATCGCGCTCGTCGCGCTGGCCACTGATCCCGGTAAGCTTCTTTGGGTTGGACTCGCCTTTATCGTAATTCAGCAACTGGAGAACAATCTCCTGGTTCCGCGGGTGCACGGCTATGTCGTTGACATGAACCCGGCTGTTGTGATGGTTCTGGTCGTCACCGGTGGAGCACTCTGGGGACTGCCGGGAATGGTCGTCATGGTCCCACTGGCAGCGGTCGTGCGGGATGCGTTCCGCTATCTCTATCGGCGCTGGAGTGACCTCGATGCGGCTGCTCAGCCGGCTTCGCCTTCGGGTGACGCGCTGCCGGTCGACACCGATTCTTGA
- the lysS gene encoding lysine--tRNA ligase — translation MPLNDQQRARLEKLRELRQQGIDPYPARSHRQLTAAQAHAVFTEREPHLGGQPDPEPVTLAGRVVSVRDMGRTVFSHIRDGSGAIQLFLRREFVGDDQLAWFKRYVDLNDFVEADGHLFRTRTGEVSLEVHALRLLSKALNPPPDKWHGLTDVETRYRQRYVDLMANPDTRQIFVTRARVIRAIRQYLDERGFLEVETPTLQPIYGGAAARPFTTYYHALDQTFYLRISDELYLKRLLVGGYERVYEICKDFRNEGIDARHNPEFTMLEFYAAYADYHDIMQMCEELIVFAAREALGTLTFQWGDTVIDLTPPWARMSLREALLRFTGIDFLEVTDQPTLYARARALGADVEPTTVWPRILDELLKTFVRPRLVQPTFIYDYPVALSPLAKRKPEDPRLVERFQLFVGGLELANAYTELNDPLDQLYRFLEQARDRAQGDEEAMPIDEDFINALMYGMPPTGGFGLGIDRLVMLFTNRPTIREVILFPQLRTKPQPLGLAEDLQPYLELVPGFQESVSTGSASPEGEAG, via the coding sequence ATGCCGCTCAACGATCAGCAGCGCGCACGGCTCGAAAAGCTCCGCGAACTACGCCAACAGGGTATCGACCCGTATCCGGCTCGTTCGCATCGCCAATTGACTGCAGCGCAGGCGCACGCTGTCTTCACCGAGCGCGAGCCGCACCTCGGTGGCCAGCCCGATCCCGAACCAGTCACGCTGGCTGGCCGCGTCGTCTCCGTTCGCGACATGGGACGGACCGTCTTCAGTCATATCCGGGACGGGTCAGGAGCGATCCAACTCTTCTTGCGCCGCGAGTTCGTCGGTGATGACCAACTGGCATGGTTCAAGCGCTACGTCGACCTGAACGATTTCGTCGAAGCCGATGGGCATCTCTTCCGCACACGAACCGGTGAAGTTTCTCTCGAGGTGCACGCGCTCCGACTGCTGAGCAAGGCGCTCAATCCGCCACCGGACAAGTGGCACGGGTTGACCGACGTCGAAACGCGCTACCGCCAACGCTATGTCGACCTCATGGCCAACCCGGACACGCGACAAATCTTCGTGACACGGGCCCGCGTCATTCGCGCGATCCGTCAGTACCTGGACGAACGCGGCTTTCTCGAGGTCGAGACACCCACGCTCCAACCGATCTATGGCGGTGCTGCAGCCCGCCCCTTCACCACCTACTACCATGCTCTGGATCAGACCTTCTATTTGCGTATTTCCGACGAACTCTATCTCAAGCGGCTTCTCGTCGGTGGCTACGAGCGCGTTTACGAGATTTGCAAGGACTTTCGCAATGAAGGGATCGATGCTCGGCATAACCCTGAATTCACCATGCTCGAGTTTTATGCAGCGTATGCCGATTACCACGATATCATGCAGATGTGCGAGGAATTGATCGTTTTCGCAGCACGCGAGGCCCTCGGCACTTTGACCTTCCAGTGGGGAGACACGGTTATCGACTTGACACCGCCGTGGGCCCGAATGAGCTTGCGCGAGGCACTACTTCGTTTCACCGGAATCGATTTTCTGGAAGTGACCGACCAGCCGACACTCTATGCGCGCGCCCGAGCTCTCGGAGCCGACGTGGAGCCCACCACGGTCTGGCCTCGCATTCTCGACGAACTCCTCAAGACCTTCGTTCGGCCGCGTCTCGTCCAACCGACGTTCATCTACGATTACCCTGTGGCTCTGTCACCGCTCGCTAAGCGCAAGCCGGAGGATCCACGCCTCGTCGAGCGTTTCCAACTCTTCGTTGGGGGGCTGGAACTCGCGAACGCATATACCGAGTTGAACGATCCGCTCGATCAGTTGTACCGCTTCCTCGAGCAAGCACGCGACCGGGCGCAAGGAGACGAGGAAGCGATGCCGATCGACGAGGACTTCATCAACGCCTTGATGTACGGTATGCCACCAACGGGCGGATTCGGTCTCGGCATCGACCGGCTGGTCATGCTCTTCACGAATCGGCCAACGATCCGCGAGGTCATCTTGTTCCCACAGCTTCGCACCAAACCTCAACCGCTGGGGCTCGCCGAAGACTTACAGCCGTACCTCGAACTGGTTCCCGGGTTTCAAGAATCGGTGTCGACCGGCAGCGCGTCACCCGAAGGCGAAGCCGGCTGA
- a CDS encoding RidA family protein — MEREVIRTDGAPQPIGPYVQAVRVGQFVFTAGQIPLDPASGRMVEGGIEEQTERVLENLKAILEAAGSSLSRVVRTTCFLADLEDFAAFNRIYAKYFGENPPPRTTVQAARLPAGALVEIDCIAIVE; from the coding sequence ATGGAACGCGAAGTTATTCGCACCGATGGAGCTCCCCAACCGATCGGGCCCTATGTTCAGGCCGTCCGTGTCGGTCAGTTCGTCTTCACTGCTGGCCAGATTCCTCTCGACCCAGCAAGCGGCCGTATGGTCGAGGGTGGCATCGAAGAACAGACGGAGCGCGTTTTGGAGAACCTCAAGGCGATCTTGGAAGCTGCTGGGAGTTCGCTCTCGCGTGTGGTTCGGACAACATGCTTTTTGGCGGACTTGGAAGACTTCGCTGCTTTCAACCGGATCTATGCCAAGTATTTCGGCGAAAATCCACCACCGCGGACAACGGTGCAAGCTGCGCGCTTGCCTGCCGGAGCGTTGGTTGAAATCGACTGCATCGCTATCGTGGAGTAA
- a CDS encoding ABC transporter substrate-binding protein, giving the protein MSRDWERLLKDLERASRLQRRQFLRALLASGVTLAGASALAACRQQATPTAAPAGQTPAAAPTQAQEGGLLKVAGYDNPNKWKGKTLVFAGFGGAMQDAQRKAVLEPFQRLTGATIVEDTTDIGKLKAMVDAKAVEWTVSQQGTFESRVLGQQGYLEPIDYSIVDKSNFFEDIAGEFDVGVIYWALILAYRTDKFGNNPPQGWKDFWDVQNFPGPRAMDKVDGPVGNLEFALMADGVPKEQVYQVMRTAEGIERAFKKMDEIKPHVTVWWEAGAQPAQLLTDGEVDMANAWNGRIDAAQRQGAPIAIQWNQGLLRTDSFIVPKGVKEKELAMDFINFATRPEVQAELSKYIPYSPTNAKAFDLLPEDLKARLPSAPAQKEKMLFADAEFWLANLDKLTERFNDWLTK; this is encoded by the coding sequence GTGAGTCGAGATTGGGAGCGACTACTCAAGGACCTCGAGCGGGCCAGTCGCCTCCAACGGCGCCAGTTTCTCCGCGCCCTGCTGGCGTCCGGGGTGACACTGGCGGGGGCGAGCGCACTGGCCGCTTGTCGCCAGCAGGCGACTCCGACGGCTGCTCCAGCTGGGCAGACGCCGGCCGCAGCGCCGACGCAAGCGCAAGAGGGCGGCCTCCTCAAAGTCGCTGGATACGACAATCCTAACAAGTGGAAAGGGAAGACGCTCGTCTTCGCGGGGTTCGGCGGTGCGATGCAGGACGCCCAGCGCAAGGCGGTACTGGAGCCGTTCCAGCGGCTCACCGGTGCGACCATCGTCGAAGATACCACCGACATTGGGAAATTGAAGGCGATGGTCGACGCCAAGGCGGTCGAGTGGACGGTATCCCAGCAAGGAACCTTCGAAAGCCGTGTGCTGGGGCAGCAAGGGTACTTGGAACCGATCGACTACTCCATCGTCGATAAATCGAACTTTTTCGAGGATATCGCCGGAGAGTTCGACGTCGGAGTCATTTATTGGGCGCTTATCCTCGCCTATCGAACGGACAAATTCGGCAACAATCCGCCGCAGGGGTGGAAAGACTTCTGGGATGTGCAGAACTTCCCTGGTCCGCGCGCCATGGATAAAGTCGACGGACCGGTTGGTAACCTCGAGTTCGCTCTGATGGCCGATGGGGTGCCGAAAGAGCAAGTCTACCAGGTCATGCGCACAGCTGAGGGGATCGAGCGAGCCTTCAAGAAGATGGACGAGATCAAGCCACACGTGACGGTCTGGTGGGAAGCGGGTGCGCAGCCGGCCCAGCTGCTCACCGACGGCGAGGTCGATATGGCCAACGCCTGGAACGGGCGGATCGATGCTGCTCAACGGCAAGGGGCGCCGATCGCGATCCAGTGGAACCAAGGGCTGCTCCGCACTGACTCCTTCATCGTTCCCAAGGGGGTGAAGGAGAAGGAGTTGGCGATGGACTTCATCAACTTCGCGACGCGACCAGAAGTCCAGGCCGAGCTGTCCAAGTACATTCCCTACAGCCCAACGAACGCGAAGGCCTTCGACCTGCTTCCCGAAGACCTCAAGGCCCGCTTGCCGAGTGCGCCCGCACAAAAAGAGAAGATGCTCTTTGCCGACGCTGAATTCTGGCTGGCTAACCTCGACAAGCTCACAGAGCGCTTCAACGACTGGCTGACGAAGTGA